Sequence from the Sphingomonas suaedae genome:
CCTCGAAATAATTGGTGAAGTCGTAACGGGTCGATCCGTTCAGCACGCCGCCCGCATTGCTGATCGTGCTGATATGCACGCCCTTGGGCGCGTTCTTCGATCCCTGGAACAGCAGATGTTCGAACAGATGCGCAAAGCCGGTGCGCTCGCGCGGTTCGATCCGGAACCCGATGCCGTAATAGACGCCGACGGTGACGGTCGGGCTGATGTTGTCCTTCGCCAGCACGACGCGCAGCCCGTTGGGCAGCGTGAAATATTGCGTTTCGACCTTCAGCTTCGCGGGCGCCTCTTGCGCCTCCGCGGGCATTGCCGCCAGCCCGAGCGGCAGCGCCGCCCCGGCAAGCGCAAGCGCCGCCACCCATCGTTTCATCATCATGATCATCCCCTCTGGATACGAACTGTATTAAGCTATCAGTACAGCGCGAGGGGGCAAGGGTATTTGCGGCGTCAGATCCCGCCCGACATGACCGCGCGCCCGCTTTCTTCCAGCCGCCGGGTCAGATCGTCGATGCACGCCTGAACCAGCGCGGGGTCGGTCGCACGCACCACGAAATTCGCGCCGGTACGCCCTTCGCGGAAAAAGGGGTAGCTGCCGATCGCGACGCCTTCATGCGCCTTTTCGGTCTCGCGCAGCAGATCGGCGATCTCGCTTTCCGCGACCCAGCAGCCGATCGTTCCGCTCACCACCGGCTTTCCGCCCTCCAGCGTGCCGGTCAGCGCGTCGAGCATCCCCGCAGTGATCGACGGCACCCCGGCAAGGATCAGGATATTGCCGATGCGAATGCCCGGCGCGCCCGACATGCGATTGACGATCAGGTCCGCGCCCTCCGGCACCCGCGCCATCCGCAGCCGCGCGTCGGTCAGGCCACCGCGCGTCTCATAATGTTTCTCCAGCACCGCGCGCGCCTGGGGGTGGACCACCACCGGCACGCCAAGCGCCGCCGCGATCGCATCGACGGTGATGTCGTCATGCGTCGGCCCGATTCCGCCGGTGGTGAAGCAATAGTCATAGCTGGTGCGGATCGCGTTCACCGCTGCGACGATCCGCTCCTGAACGTCCGGCACCACGCGCACTTCGGACAGGCGAATGCCCTGGACGTTGAGCCACAGCGCGATCTGCGCGACATTCTTGTCCTGGGTCCGACCCGAAAGGATCTCGTCGCCGATCACGACAAGTCCTGCTGTCCAGATGCGTTCGCTCATATCGAACGCCATAGCGTGCACCCGCGGCCTCGCAAAGCGCCGACATTTCCCCTATATCGTCGCGATGACCGACTATGTTGCCGTAACCGCCGACACGAACTTCGCCCGCGACGGGGCGATCAAACTCTACGGGTCCGACGGGTTCGCCGGAATGCGGGCCGCGGGCAGGCTCGCTGCGGAGATTCTCGACGCGCTCGTGCCGCATGTCGTGCCCGGCGTGACCACGGCGGAGCTCGATGACATCGTCCACCGCATGACGCTCGACGGCGGCGCGGTCCCCGCGACGCTGGGCTATCGCGGCTATACGCACAGCTGCTGCATCAGTATCAACCATGTCGTCTGCCACGGCATTCCGGGGTCCAAGACGCTGAAGGATGGTGACATCGTCAATATCGACGTCACGCCCCTGCTCAACGGGTGGCACGGCGACACCAGCCGCATGTATCTCGTCGGCGACGTGCCGCTGAAGGCACGCCGCCTCGTCGACGTCACCTATGAGTGCCTGATGATCGGCATCGAGCACGCAAAGCCCGGCAACACGATGGGCGATATCGGACACGCGATTCAGCGCCATGCCGAAAAGCACCGCTATGGCGTCGTCCGCGACTTCTGCGGCCATGGCCTTGGCCGCGTGTTTCACGACGCGCCCGAAGTCGTCCATGTCGGCCGCCCCGGCACCGGGCCTGAGCTGCGCCCCGGCATGTTCTTCACCATCGAACCGATGATCAACATCGGTCGCCCCGACGTGAAGCTGCTCGACGATGGCTGGACGGCGGTCACGCGCGATCGCTCGCTCTCGGCGCAATTCGAACATTCGATCGGCATTACCGAAACCGGATGCGAGATATTCACCCAGTCGCCCACCGGGCGCCACAACCCGCCGTATCTGTGAGGGTTGGCGCATAATGGCCGAGGGAAAGTTCGAGCGCCACCGCCAGCCATGGCGGCAGGACGAGATTCAGAAGCTGCATACGCTGGCGAAGAAGGGCATGGCGCTGAAGGCCATCGCCAAGGCGCTGACCCGCAGCGAGGAATCGGTCAAGGACCGCGCCAAGGAAGACGGCCTGACCATCGCGAAGTTGCGGTGAGGGTTCAAATCCTCCCCGGAACGGGGAGGGGGACCGCGACGCGAAGCGGCGTGGTGGAGGGGGGCCGAGGCACCGGACTCCCTTGCCTCCCGCCCCCTCCACCATCCTTCGGATGGTCCCCCTCCCCGTTCCGGGGAGGATTATGAACTACGACGCCATCATCCTTGGCGCAGGCGCAGCCGGCCTGATGTGCGCGCTCACCGCCGGCCAGCGCGGCCGCCGCGTGCTGCTGATCGACCATGCCGATCAGGTCGGGAAAAAGATCCTGATCTCCGGCGGCGGCCGCTGCAATTTCACCAATCTCGGCATCGCCCCCGACCGCTACCTCTCCGCCAACCCGCATTTCGCCAAGTCCGCGCTGCGCCGCTACACCCAGCATGATTTCATCGACCTGGTCGACCGGCACGGCATCGCCTGGCACGAAAAGACGCTCGGCCAGCTCTTCTGCGACGGCAGCGCCAAGCAGATCGTCGCGATGCTGCGCGACGAATGCGAAGCGGGCGGCGTCGAAATTGCGCTCGGCCACGCGATCCGCGACGTGACCCACGCCGACGGCAGCTACACCGTCACCTGGGGCGACCGCAGCGTCAGCGCCCCCGCGCTCGTCATCGCCACCGGCGGCCCCTCGATCCCCAAAATGGGCGCGACCGGCTTCGCCTATGACCTCGCCCGCAAGTTCGGCCTCAAGGTGGTCGAACCCCGCCCCGCGCTCGTCCCGCTCACCCTCGGCGGGGACGAGGTGCTGTTCCGCGAACTCTCCGGCGTCGCCGCCCCGGTCGCCGCCCGCGCCGGAAAAACCAGCTTCCGCGAAGCCGCCCTGTTCACCCATCGCGGCCTGTCCGGCCCGGCGATCCTCCAGATCAGCTCCTATTGGCGCCACGGTCAGCCGGTCGCGATCGACTTCCTGCCCGACCGCGCCCCCGGTTGGCTGACCGAGGCGAAGCGCAACGCCCCGCGCACCACCCTGCGCAAGCTGCTCGGCGACGCCCTGCCCAACCGCCTCGCCGACACGCTAGCCGACCAGCTCGGGCTCGACGGCGAACTCCACGCCGCCGCCGGCAAGCGCCTCGCGCAAGTCGAACGCGCTCTCGCCGCCTGGGCCTTCCACCCCAACGGCACCGAAGGCTATGCCAAGGCCGAAGTGACGATCGGCGGCATCAGCACCGCCGAACTCTCCTCCCAGACGATGGAGGCCCGCGCCGTCCCCGGCCTCTACGCGATCGGCGAAGCGGTCGACGTCACCGGCTGGCTCGGCGGCTATAATTTCCAATGGGCCTGGTCGAGCGGCTGGGCTGCTGGGATGGCGGTTTGACCTGCTAAATTCCTCCCCTGCACGGCAGGGGAGGTGGCATTGCGCAGCAATGACGGAGGGGCCGCCCCGAAGAGGGCGGAACTTTGCCGAGCTGTTCACGGCCCTCTGCGGGGCCGCCCCTCCACCACGCCCTTCGGGCGCGGTCCCCCTCCCCTGAGGCAAGCTCAGGGGAGGAATTTACGCGCAGCCCCCGCCCGATTTCGACCGTTGCCGCCGCCGTTCCCCGATGCCACAACGCCGTGCGGAAGGAACCCGATGCGCACCACCGCCATTGTCTTGTCGTTGCTGCTTGTCCTCCCCGCCGCTGCGCAGGACGCCCCTCCCCCCGCGCTCCCCACCCTCAGCGCACAGGATCAGGCCCGCGCCGACACCCTGCTGATCCAGGCCGCCGAACACCTCATTGCCGGACGCCGTGCCGATGCCGCGCCGCTGATCCGCGACGCGCTCGCGCTTGCCGGTCCCGCCGACGATGTCGCGAAGCTGCAAGGCCAGACCCAGTTCGAAATCTATTCGCGCTGGCTCGACGCCCGCGCCGCCGCAATGAAGGCGCGCGACTTCGCGACCTTCGCCCGCTGGGCCTGGCTCACCGCCGCCTATCGGATGAAGGGCACGGCCGAGCGGACCAGCGAGACCGGTCCGGTCGCATCCGACGATATCGACGACATCTTCTTCATGACCTACGGCCTCGTCCTTGCGGGCGAGGAGGATCGCGCCCGCGCCTTTCTGGCCCCCTTCGCCGCCGCACCCGACCCCAGCTTCGAAATCGCCTTTGCCACGGACATGGCGGGGCGTGCGGTCAGCGTCCAGAATTGGGGTGGACAGGACAAGCCCCGTGCCGCGCGCCTCGTCGCCTTCGCCATCGCCGCTTTCGACCGCCCCGCCGCCCGTGCGCCCGATGCGGTGCGCGACCTTTACCGCGTCCAGGGCCAGATCCTGCGCACCGCCGGAGACTTTGCCGGTGCCCGCGCCGCCTATGCCAAAGCGCGCAAGCCCGGCACGCCGCCCGCCGACGCGGAACTCGCGCTGATGTTCGCGATGGGAGAGGTCGATGCGGGCGTCCGCGCCGTCCAGCAGATGCTGGGCGAATCCCCCTCCCCCGCCCTCTCGCGCGCGGCGGCTGACAAGCTGGTCGAGATCGCGGGCCAGACCGGCAGCGGCAACGCCGCCACCATCGCAATCTATGAGCGCGTCTATCCGGTCTATCAGCGCCTGCTGAAGTTCGACGATCTCAAGCTCCAGAATGCCGGATCGGTGCTCGCCAACCTCTATGTCGAAACCGGCGAACCGGCGCGCGCCGAGCCGATTCTGACCGGCCTGCTCGCCAGCGCCGAGAAACGCTGGGGGCCGGAGTCCAACGGTGCACTGACATACGTTCTCGAACTCGCCGGAGCGGTCGAGGCGCAGAACCGGCTGGCCGAGGCGGAATTGCTCTATCGCCGCATCTGGAACCTTTCGCTGCGCTACGACAATTACGAGCCGGACGATTCGCGCGAGGCGTTCGAGGGGATTACCCGCACATTGCTGGCGCGCGGTCTGGTGGCCGACGCACTTGCCTTCACCGCTGACGGCATCGCCCGCGTCCGCGCGGCCGGGGACGAGATCAATGTCTGGCGCCGCATGTTCTACCTGCTCGCCCGCGCCGACGCGCTCGAAGCGTCAGGCGCGCTGGCGGATGCGGAGACGCTGGCGCGGGAAGCCGTGTCGCTCGGCGACAGCGACGAAAAGATGAACATCGCCGCCGCCTTCGACGATCCCAATGTCTTCGCCCGCGCCCGGCTCGCGCATTTGCAGGAGCGACAGGGTCGCGCTGCGGAGGCCGAGCCGATCCGCCGCCTGCTGCTCAGGAAGATCGAGCAGAACGACATGATCCCCTGGGAGGGCGAATATCGCACCGCCGCCCTGCTCGCGCTTGCCGCGAACCTGACGATGCAGGGGAAGGAGGAGGGAACGAAGCTGTTCGGCGAGCGGCTGGCGGCGAGCACGCGGATCTACGGCACCGACAGCCCCCAGTCGCTCGACGTCGCCGAGCCCTTCGCGCGCGCACTGCTGCAATCCGGCCGTGCGGGCGCGGCGCTCACCCCGGCCCGCGTCGCGCTCGCGGCGCGGACCTCGGCGCGCTTCGTCGGCGATGCAGCGCGGGCGAGCGCCAGCGACATCGCCCTCGCCCGCAAACGCACCGAAGCCGCCCGGCTGATGGTCGAGGCGGCATGGCAGGCGAGCCGAAGCGGCGGCTAAGGCAGACCGTTCAACCCTACCGCTTCTTCCCCTGATGGCGGATATTCGCCGGTCGCCCGCGCCGGTGCAGCGGGCGCGGCGGTCCGCCCTTGCGGCGGCGGTCGCCATCGCCACCCGGCCCCGACCCGCTGCCCTTGCCGTCGGGCAGTTCGAAGCGCAGCGCGCCGGACACCGGGTTCGCCTCGGCGAGCCGCAGCTTGAGCCGCTGGCCCAATGCGAATTCTTCCCCGGTCTCTTCGCCCACCAGTCGCTGCGCCGCCTCGTCATAGCGGAAATATTCGCGGCCCAGATCGCGGACCGGGACCAGCCCGTCGCCGCCGATCCCCTCAACCGTCGCGAAGAATCCGAAATTCTGCACGCCGGTGATCCGCGCCTCCAGCACCTCGCCGACATGGCTGGCGAGATAGGCGGCGACATAGCGGTCGATCGTGTCGCGCTCCGCCTCCATCGCGCGGCGCTCCAGCTTGCTGATGAGTTCGCCGGTCCGCTCCATGTCCTTGTCGGACGGCAATTCGCCGCCCGGACCCAGCTTGAACGCCTCGGTCAGCGCGCGGTGAACCACCAGATCGGCATAGCGGCGGATCGGCGAGGTGAAATGCGCGTAGCTGCCCAGCGACAGTCCGAAATGCCCGGCATTCTGCGGGCCGTAATAGGCTTGCGTCTGGGTCCGCAGCACCTGGGTCATCACCTCGGCGTGAAAATCCGCCTCCTTGGTGCGCGCGATGACATGGTTGAACGTCTTGGGCCGGATCACCTGCCCCAGCGCGAATTCGACATCGAGCGTCTTGAGATACTCCTTGAGCGCGACCAGCTTTTCGCGGCTCGGCGGCTCGTGGATGCGGTACATCACCGGCGCCTTCTTCTTTTCCAGCGCCTTTGCCGCCGCGACATTCGCCGCGATCATATAATCCTCGATCAGTTTGTGCGCGTCGAGCCGCTCGCGCGGTGCGACCGACAGGATGCGCCCCTTCTCGTCGAGCACGATCCGCCGTTCGGGCAGGTCCAGATCAAGCGGCTCGCGCTTCGCCCGCGCCTTGTTGAGCGCCGCCCAGCAGTCCCATAGGGGTTGGAGGATTTTCCTTAGCCCCTCCCCTTCAGGGAAGGGGTTGGGGTGGGGCAGTGCGTCAGCCGCGTCGTCCGGAGGTGAGGCCCCACCCCCAACCCCTCCCCTGAAGGGGAGGGGCTTTTCATCAATGGTCGCCTGCGCATCCTCATAGGCGATATTCGCCGCCAGCTTCACCACCGCCCGGCTGAACCGCCAGTCCCGGATCTCGCCATCCGCCGAAATCCGCATATGGCACGCCAGCGCCGCGCGCTCGACGCCCTGCTTCAGCGAACAGACATCCGCCGAGAGGACCTCGGGCAGCATCGGCACCACGCGGTCGGGAAAATAGACGCTGTTCCCCCGCTTGCGCGCCTCGCGGTCGAGCAGCGATCCGGGACGGACGTAGAAGCTGACGTCCGCGATCGCGACGATCGCCTTCCACCCGCCCTTGTTGGCGGGGTCGTCGTCGGGCGTCGCCCACACCGCATCGTCATGGTCGCGCGCATCGGCGGGATCGATCGCGACGATGGGAAGGTCGGTCAGGTTCTCCCGTCCCTCACCCAGCGGCTGCTTCGCCACCCGCTCCGCCTCGGCCAGCAATTCCTCCGAAAACACGTTCGGAATCTCATGCTTGTGGATCGCGATCAGCGAAAAGCTGCGCGGCGCGAACGGATCGCCCAATATCTCCGTCACCTTGGCGAAGGTGCGCGATCCCCGGCCGCTGATGTCAGCCATCACCAGATCGCCCGGCTCGGCGCCGTTGCGCTCCGAAATGACGGGGCTTGCGCGCTCCTTCTTCTCCAACCCCTGGAGATAGAGCCGCCCGCCCTCTTCCTTTACGACGCCCAGAATCGCCTCGTCGCCCTTGGCGAGCTTCTTCATCGGATGGGCAATCCAGCCCTTCCCCGCCTCTTCGGTGCGCGCGAGGATGCGGTCGCCGACACCCAGCGCGCCACCCGGCCCGCGCCTCTCGCGCACGCGCAGCCGCGGCACGGGAATGCCCTCGGCTTCCCAGCGCTCCGGCACCGCCCAGACGGTATCGCCATCGGCCTCGACGATGCGCAGCACCGTCACCTTGGGCACGCCGCCCATCTTGTGAAACGCGCGGCCGGGCGCGGTATCGACCAGCCCCTCGTCCGCCATATCCTTGAGCAGCGCCTTGAGCGCGATCTTCTCCTGCCCCGACAGGCCGAATGCGCGCGCAATCTCGCGCTTGCCCGCTGGCTTGTCCGACGACGTGATGAAATCGATGATCTGCTGCCGCGTGGGCATACCCGGCGCGGGCTTGTTCTTTGTTTTGTTCTGTCTTGTCATTGAACCCCAAGATAGTGCGCGGCGCCACCAAGTCCAATCTCCCCAACGAAATATGCGGCATCGATCGCGCCCGGCCCGCACAGCGGCGCCTATGATAGGTCAAGATACCCTACCCGCAGGATCCCGGCTCATGAAGGTAACCCGTCGCCACCTGTTCGCAGCCCTCGCCGCAGGGAGCGCCGCGCTCGCCAGCCGACCGCTGATCGCGTCCGAAGGCGTCAAATCGGCGATCACCCCCGACGCGGCATTGGCGACGCTCAAAAAGGGGAACCAGGCGTTCACCATGGGCCATGCGTTCAACTACGGCCTGAACGACAGCCAGCGCCGCGCCTTTCTGGCCGGCCAGCGCCCCTTTGCGACGATTGTTTGCTGTTCCGACAGCCGCGCGGCCCCGGAACAGATTTTCGAAACCGGCGTGGGCCAGCTGTTCGTCGTGCGCAATGCGGGGAGCACGGTAGCCAATCCCCAGGCGATGGGCAGCATCGAATATTCGGTCGCCCATCTGGGCGTTCCACTGGTCGTCGTCCTCGGTCACACCTCCTGCGGCGCCGTGAAGGCCGCGATCGACGTGGCGGACAAGAAGGCGGTTCTTCCGGGCAGCCTTGGCGCGATGGTCGATCCGATCGTGCCTGCGGTGCACACCGCGCAAAAGATCGCCGGCGACCTGGTCGAAAATTCGATCCGCGAAAATATCCACCATGTCGTCCACGACCTGCGTGCGCCCGGCCAGCGGTTGCTTGCCGAACCACGCCGGTCCGGCAAGCTCAAGATCGTCGGCGCCGAATATCATTTCGCATCGGGGATCGTCGAGTTTTTCGACGTCGAATAACGGTCAGAACCGCGGCGGTGCGCCGCCCGCGCGGTACGCCGCCAATGCCCTGCGCACTCGGTCCGCCGCGCCGGGCATCCCGGCCGCGCGCAGCAGCGCTTCGTGGTCCGCGCCGAGCATCGCCACGACGCGATCGCCGCGCCACGACTGCACGACCAGCCGGTCGAGCAGTCCGCGCTGCACCGCGATCGCCTGGGCCAGCTTGGCGCCGCCCTGCGCCGCCAGCGCATGGGCGAGTCCGACACGGGCGCGCACCTCCTGCGCCGTGGCGATCAGCGGCGCTCCAGCCTGGACTGCAAGCGCGCGATAGCGTTGTTCCGCTCCCGCCCAGTCCTTCGCCGCCAGCGCCATATCGGCCGCCCGCCATTCCGCCTCCGCCGGAAACCTCTCCTGCGCCGCGGCAAAGGCGGCGCGAACCAGCCCCAAAGCGCGCCCGCGCTGGATCTTGAACCGGGCAATATCGCGCGCCTGCACCTCGCCCGACGGGCGGTCGTGTCGGAATGCGGTGGCGGTCCGAAAGCTCGCCCGCGCCAGCTCCACCGCCTCGCTGCCCCGCCCCAGCGCCAGCAGCATATCGGCGGTCTTGTCGAGATAGCTGGCGTCCCCGGTCGCGGTCATCCGCTCCGCTCCCGGCCCATCCACCGCGATCGTGCGCCGCTGCCGGTCCACCGCAATCGTCCAGCGTTGCCGCACCAGCACGTCGCTCGGTCCCGACTGACGCTCGCGGATCGCGGCAATGGCGTCCAGGCCGTAGCGGATCGCCCCGCGCGCCTCATTGCCCATCGCGCCTTCTTCCTGAAGCGCGGCCATCGCCGCCTCGATCTCGCCGATTCCCGCATCGGGCCGGCCCTGTTTCTCCAGCACGTCGGCCAGTTCCACCGCACAGGGTATCCGGTCGAGGCTCATGCACTCATACTCCGGATTGTCCGCCATCCGTGCCCGAATGGCCGCTTCCTGCGCGCGCAGGTCTTCGGGCGACTGCGCAGCCGCAACCGCAAGCAGGATCGACAGGCCAAGCCCCATCCCGCCATCGTCGCCGCGCCTGCCCTGGGGGTCAACCGTCGAAACCGGTCGATCCGCCGCGCGCAAGCCATTAGGCTGTCGGCGTGACCTATGACCTTCTGATTGCCGGCGGCGGAATCAACGGCTGCGCCATCGCCCGCGAAGCCGCGCTGCTGGGGCTCAAGACGTTGCTCGTCGAACGCGATGCCCTTGCCGCGCACACCTCTTCGGCGTCGAGCAAGCTGATCCATGGCGGACTTCGCTACCTCGAAACCTATGAATTCCGGCTGGTGCGCGAGGCGCTGCACGAGCGCGAGCGGATGCTCGCCACCGCCCCGCAACTGATCCGCCCGATGGCGTTCGTGCTGCCCCACGCGCACGCCGTCCGCCCCTGGTGGATGGTCCGCGCGGGGCTGTATCTCTACGATCTGCTCGGCGTCGGCTCTTCGCTCCCGCGTTCACGGTCGCTAGGCCGCGATGATCCACGCCTCGCCCCGCTGATCCCCGACAGCAGCGGCTTCCTCTATTGGGACGCGCAGGTCGATGACGTCGCGCTGACCCGCGCCAACGCCGCCGACGCTATCGCCAACGGCGCGGAGGTCGTCACCGGAGTCGCGGTCACCGGCGCGCGGCGTGGCCACACCGGCTGGGACATCGCGCTGTCCGACGGGCGCACCGTCGCTGCACGCGCGATCGTCAACGCTGCCGGGCCGTGGGTGAAGCAACTGCTCGCGACCCTCGCCATCCCGACCGACAGCGGCCTGCGGCTGGTCAAGGGCAGCCACATCACCGTCCCCGCTTTGTGGGAGGGCGATCACGCCTATATCCTGCAACAGCCCGACCGCCGCGTCGTTTTCGCCGCGCCGTGGCAGGGGCAGACGATGATCGGCACCACCGATGTCCCGGTCGCTCATCCCGATGACGCGGGGATCGATGCAGCGGAAATCGACTATCTCTGCGCCGCCGCAAATCGCTACTTCAGACAGCAGATCGCCCCTGCGGACGTCACCGGCACCTGGTCCGGCATCCGCGCGCTGCATGACGACGGCGCGGGCGAGGCGCGCGCCGTGACGCGCGACTACCACCTCGAACTCGACACCGACGGCGCCCCGATCCTCTCGATCTTCGGCGGCAAGATCACCACCGCCCGCGCGCTCGCCGAACATGCGATGAGGAAGCTCGCGCCCGCACTCGGCATCACCGCCCGGCCAGTCACCCGCGATCGCCCGCTGCCTTGACCGTTTCGCGCTGACGGGGCGGTGCCGCCTATCTGAACACGACTCTACTTCACTCCCGCCACCCAATCGTCGATCTTCTTCTCCAGCACCGGCATCGGCAACGCGCCGGTGTCGAGTACCGCCGCATGGAACCCGCGCGGGTCGAACTTTGCGCCCAGCGCCGCTTTCGCCTTCGCCTTGGCTTTCAGGATCGTCAGCTGTCCGATCTTGTAGGCCAGCGCCTGCCCCGGCATCGCGATATAGCGTTCGACCTCGGCGGTCGCGTCGGTCTGCGACATTGGCGAGTTGGTGACCATATAGTCGATCGCCTGGTCGCGGCTCCATCCCTTGGCGTGCAGCCCGCTATCGACCACCAGCCGCATCGCGCGCAGCATCTCGTCGGTCAGGCCACCCATGCGCTGATAGGGGTCGGTCTCCATCCCCAGTTCGGGCCACAGCGTTTCGGCGTACAGCGCCCATCCCTCGACATAGGCAGTGTTCCCGCCAAAGCGCATGAAGGCCGGAAGCGCGGCATTCTCCTGCGCCAGGCTGATCTGGAAATGATGCCCCGGCACCCCCTCGTGCAGGTACAGCGTCTCGGCGCCCCAGGTATAGCGGGTCGGCAGATCATAGGTGTTGAAATAGAAGACACCGGGCCGCGATCCATCGGGCGTGCCCTGCATATAGCTGCCCGCCGCATCGGTCTTTTCGCGATAGGCGGGGACCGGGCGGATTTCGAGCGGGGTCTTGGGGATCAGCGAGAATTGCTCGCGCACCCGCGCGTCCACACGCTTGCCGATCGCCTCATATTCCTCCCGCAGCGCGTCGGCGCTGGCGGGCTGGAAGCGTTTGTCGGTACGCAGATGGGTGAAGAATTCCTGCAGGCTGCCCTTGAACCCCACCTTCTCCTTCTGCGCCTCCATCCCGGCGGTGATCCGCTTCACCTCCGACAGGCCGAGATTGTGGACATAGTCCGCCGTCAGCGGCAGCGTTGTGTTGCTCTCGATCGCATAGGCATAGAGCGCAGCGCCGCCGGGCAGGTCCGACGTACCCACCGTATCGCGCGCGGCGGGGAGATATTCGCTTGCCAGGAAATCGCGGATTTTCTTGTGCGCGGGCAGGATCACGTCACGGATCTGCGCGGCATAGGCGGCCTTGAGCCGCACCTGATCGGCTTCCGCAATGCCATCGGGGAATTTCTGCACCGGGCCATAGAAAACGGACTCCTCCACCCCCTGCGCGATCAGATTGTCGAACTGGCCGATCATGTTGGTGACGACCAGTTTGGGCTGGACGATCCTGCGCTGCATCCCCTCACGGAACAGGCCGATCACCCGATCATACATCGCGGCATATTGAGCGTTGCGCTTGAGGTTGTTCTCATAGTCAGCAACCGTCTTGAACGGCGCCGCGCCCTGCCCCGATGCGAAGTCAGGGTAAAAGGACTGGAAGCCGGTGAAATGGTCCATCGGAAGATATTTGGACACCGCCAGGATTTCCGGACGATAGCCCTTGAGCGCGCGCAACTGATCCGCCTCGAACACGTCATAGGCAATCTTGTTGACCGGGGTCAGCTTGGCCCGGTCGATCTTGCGCAGCGCCGCCAGATCCGCCTCGTTCGCCGCCTTTTCCGCCGCGATATAGGCGTCGGTATAATAGGTACCGAGCTGGTCGGCATAGCGCTGGTCGCCGCGAAACAGCGCCATGATCGGGTTGCGCTTGAGCGACGCTTCGTCGCTTGCATGGAACAGCGCCTTCAGTTTCGCGTCCTCCGCCCCTTCACCGGGAAGAGCAGCGGGAGCAGGCTGTTGCTGCGCGGAGAGCGCGGGGATGCTGACCCCCGCGAGCAGGCTGGCGAGGATCAGGGGGGCGAGGCGCATGGCAGGGTCCTTGGCAAAGGTGTAATAGCGGCACATTACACCCTCGCCCCCGCGTCGCAAGGCTGCACCGCAATCGCGCAACCGCGGCGCGGCGTTGCCCATTTGTTAGGCAGTTGTTAACGCCCGATGGGGCTGGCGCCGCGCAATTGCGCGGCCCTGCGATCTGGCACGCCTCATGCAAAGTCGCGCGGCAGGGGCGTTCCGCTTGATCGCGATCGATATCGTCGCCAGCATCGGCGCGGTACCGGCCGATCGGGACTCGCACCGGCGTCACAGAGGGAAGAAACCGTGAAAAAGATCGAAGCCATCATCAAGCCGTTCAAGCTGGATGAGGTGAAGGAGGCGCTTCACGACGTGGGCGTCTCGGGAATCACCGTGACCGAGGCCAAGGGATTCGGCCGTCAGAAGGGGCATACCGAACTGTATCGCGGCGCCGAATATGTCGTCGATTTCCTGCCCAAGGTGAAGCTCGAAGTGGTCGTCGAGGATGCACTGGCCGAACGGGTGGTCGAGGCGATCGCCGCCGCCGCGCAGACCGGCCGGATCGGCGACGGCAAGATTTTCGTCACGACGATCGAAACCGCGCTGCGCAT
This genomic interval carries:
- a CDS encoding DUF885 domain-containing protein: MRLAPLILASLLAGVSIPALSAQQQPAPAALPGEGAEDAKLKALFHASDEASLKRNPIMALFRGDQRYADQLGTYYTDAYIAAEKAANEADLAALRKIDRAKLTPVNKIAYDVFEADQLRALKGYRPEILAVSKYLPMDHFTGFQSFYPDFASGQGAAPFKTVADYENNLKRNAQYAAMYDRVIGLFREGMQRRIVQPKLVVTNMIGQFDNLIAQGVEESVFYGPVQKFPDGIAEADQVRLKAAYAAQIRDVILPAHKKIRDFLASEYLPAARDTVGTSDLPGGAALYAYAIESNTTLPLTADYVHNLGLSEVKRITAGMEAQKEKVGFKGSLQEFFTHLRTDKRFQPASADALREEYEAIGKRVDARVREQFSLIPKTPLEIRPVPAYREKTDAAGSYMQGTPDGSRPGVFYFNTYDLPTRYTWGAETLYLHEGVPGHHFQISLAQENAALPAFMRFGGNTAYVEGWALYAETLWPELGMETDPYQRMGGLTDEMLRAMRLVVDSGLHAKGWSRDQAIDYMVTNSPMSQTDATAEVERYIAMPGQALAYKIGQLTILKAKAKAKAALGAKFDPRGFHAAVLDTGALPMPVLEKKIDDWVAGVK
- a CDS encoding P-II family nitrogen regulator, translated to MKKIEAIIKPFKLDEVKEALHDVGVSGITVTEAKGFGRQKGHTELYRGAEYVVDFLPKVKLEVVVEDALAERVVEAIAAAAQTGRIGDGKIFVTTIETALRIRTGERDDNAI
- the glpD gene encoding glycerol-3-phosphate dehydrogenase, with the protein product MTYDLLIAGGGINGCAIAREAALLGLKTLLVERDALAAHTSSASSKLIHGGLRYLETYEFRLVREALHERERMLATAPQLIRPMAFVLPHAHAVRPWWMVRAGLYLYDLLGVGSSLPRSRSLGRDDPRLAPLIPDSSGFLYWDAQVDDVALTRANAADAIANGAEVVTGVAVTGARRGHTGWDIALSDGRTVAARAIVNAAGPWVKQLLATLAIPTDSGLRLVKGSHITVPALWEGDHAYILQQPDRRVVFAAPWQGQTMIGTTDVPVAHPDDAGIDAAEIDYLCAAANRYFRQQIAPADVTGTWSGIRALHDDGAGEARAVTRDYHLELDTDGAPILSIFGGKITTARALAEHAMRKLAPALGITARPVTRDRPLP